From Halobacillus sp. Marseille-Q1614, the proteins below share one genomic window:
- a CDS encoding NeuD/PglB/VioB family sugar acetyltransferase, with protein sequence MNNQNEIYIYGSGGLGRGVLDLIYTINRKNGERWKMKGFLDDTNKGNVNGYEVVGNIDSLLNMEKPVNVVLAFGNPRIKRILFEKLKYKDNIKFPNLIHPNVDVSPFNCFGQGNIISYGVALSTNINIKNFNLIHYNCSIGHDVVMGNFNSVFPLTALSGYVELGDEVEIGTNASIIPSKNIGSKTKIGAGSVVINSVPEGKKIVGVPGREI encoded by the coding sequence ATGAATAATCAAAATGAAATTTATATTTATGGTTCTGGCGGCTTAGGCAGAGGAGTACTTGATTTAATATACACCATTAATAGAAAAAATGGTGAAAGATGGAAAATGAAAGGGTTTCTTGATGATACAAATAAAGGAAACGTAAATGGTTATGAGGTCGTTGGGAACATTGATAGCCTTTTAAACATGGAGAAGCCAGTTAATGTAGTGCTAGCATTTGGCAATCCAAGGATTAAAAGGATTCTCTTTGAAAAGTTAAAATATAAAGATAATATAAAGTTTCCAAACCTTATACATCCAAATGTAGATGTCTCTCCATTCAATTGTTTTGGACAAGGTAATATTATTAGTTATGGAGTAGCGTTATCTACAAATATTAATATTAAAAACTTTAACCTTATTCACTATAATTGTTCTATTGGTCATGATGTAGTAATGGGGAACTTTAACTCTGTATTTCCTTTAACAGCTTTGTCAGGCTATGTGGAATTGGGTGATGAGGTCGAAATAGGGACTAATGCTTCTATCATTCCGAGTAAAAATATTGGGAGTAAAACTAAAATAGGTGCAGGAAGTGTTGTTATTAATAGTGTTCCAGAAGGTAAGAAAATAGTAGGAGTTCCAGGAAGAGAAATTTAG